Proteins from a single region of Acanthochromis polyacanthus isolate Apoly-LR-REF ecotype Palm Island chromosome 11, KAUST_Apoly_ChrSc, whole genome shotgun sequence:
- the LOC127536029 gene encoding CMP-N-acetylneuraminate-beta-galactosamide-alpha-2,3-sialyltransferase 1-like, which produces MKSKFKVFILLLFLTGVSLFIRTHFNLTVWFHSLQQSPCACEKCLSEDKLLLMQSFTSSVDPFLSVNYNLSEDAFNWWKRLQNERRSFSTYKTTVERLFQMFPPTPDLTEPSPDCCRTCAVVGNSVNLKRSHYGPLIDFHDVVIRMNFGRINGYEEDVGTRTTHRVMYPESAVDLDNTTHLVLFPFKIQDLEWLIMAFTTGFTGKSYAAVKSKVQANKDLVMVVNPAFMRYVHDIWLDKKGEYPSTGFMALVLALHICDQVRVFGFGADSDGNWSHYWEKLKNKKLRTGQHPGQHEYHIIQQLAEEQKIHFFTGH; this is translated from the exons ATGAAGTCCAAATTTAAggtgtttattttactgctgtttcTCACCGGGGTTAGTCTGTTCATAAGAACCCACTTCAACTTAACTGTCTGGTTCCACTCTCTACAACAAAGCCCATGTGCTTGTGAGAAGTGTTTATCAGAAGATAAGCTGTTGCTCATGCAAAGTTTCACCAGTTCTGTGGACCCATTTTTGTCTGTGAACTACAACCTGTCAGAGGATGCCTTCAACTGGTGGAAG CGCTTACAGAATGAAAGGCGCAGCTTCAGCACCTATAAAACAACAGTAGAGAGGCTGTTTCAGATGTTCCCACCAACTCCAGATCTAACAGAACCCAGCCCTGACTGCTGCAGGACTTGTGCTGTGGTGGGAAATTCTGTTAATTTAAAGCGATCACACTACGGACCTCTGATAGATTTCCATGATGTCGTCATAAG AATGAACTTTGGTCGTATCAACGGCTatgaggaagatgttgggaCCAGAACAACTCATCGTGTCATGTATCCAGAGAGTGCCGTggatttagacaacaccactcatcttgtgctgtttccattcaAGATACAGGATCTTGAGTGGCTCATCATGGCCTTCACAACAGGATTTACTGGAAA ATCATATGCGGCAGTAAAATCCAAGGTTCAAGCTAACAAGGATTTG GTAATGGTGGTCAATCCAGCCTTCATGAGGTATGTTCATGACATCTGGCTGGATAAAAAGGGCGAGTATCCATCCACTGGCTTTATGGCTTTGGTTCTTGCGCTGCACATCTGTGATCAG GTCCgtgtgtttggttttggtgCAGACAGTGATGGAAACTGGAGCCATTACTGGGAGaagcttaaaaataaaaagttacgAACTGGACAGCATCCTGGACAGCATGAGTATCACATTATCCAGCAGTTGGCTGAGGAacaaaaaatccatttttttacaGGGCACTGA